The genomic interval TAAAAACTTAAACAAATTGAAAAACAAATTCGGGAATAAACCGAAAATCAAAGTACCTAATATTGCTAATGAAAGTCCCGTCATGCTCATTACACTTACACTTTCTTTTTCCTGTGCTGTATCAGCTTCGCTGAACCACATATAAACTATAACTCTTAAGTAGTAGTAAATTGAAATCAAGCTAAGCACAATACCTATTACAGATAACCATATCAATCCCGCTTTAATCGAAGCATAGAACAAATAATACTTGCCCCAGAATCCCGCGAACGGAGGTATACCTGCTAATGAAAATAAAAATAACGTCATAAAAGTTGCAAGCCACGGGTTGCGTTTTGCAAGACCTTTATATGAATCTAAATTTAAATTTGCATAGTCTTTTGAATCTGCTGTTTTCTTTTCAATTAATGCTACAACTAAAAATGCGCCAAGCTGCATGAAAGTATAAGCAACAAGATAGTATGCGATTCCCTTTGTAGCTAACTCATTCATTGAAGCAATACCAACCATTATGTAGCCTGCGCTGGAGATAGATGAGTATGCAAGAAGTCTTTTTATGTTTGTCTGAGCAAGGGCTATAACATTTCCGAACAACATTGTTACAACTGCAAGCACTGAAAACACCTGCTGGAATTCCGTAAGATGAACATTCAAAATGAACGGAAGTATCGTTGCAACAGCGGCTATTTTACCTGCGGTAGACATCATACCTGATACAACTGTCGGCGCACCATCGTAAACATCAGGAATCCACATGTGGAACGGAAAGATACCCATCTTAAACATAAAGCCTATAAGATATAAACCGAAACCTATTACAAAAATTGAGCTTTTGAAATTTTCCGGATTGGAATAAAGTATTGTAAGATTTGTTGTGCCGGTTACTCCATACATCAAAGCTATTCCATATAAAAGAAATCCCGTCATAAAAGCACCGAGTAAAAAATACTTCAGAGCACTTTCATTTGACTTAATTCTTTTTCTGAGGAAGCCTGCGAGTATGTAGAAACAGATTGACATCAACTCAAGTCCGATAAAAATTACAAGGATGTCATTGCCCCATATCATCATGAACATTCCCATTATTGCAAAGAGCAGCAGCGAATAGAACTCACCGAAATCTATATCTTCTTTTTCGAGATAACTTTTTGCGCTTATGATTGTGATAAGCATTCCAATGAGAATCGTAACAGTAAATGCGATTGTTACATTCGTAAGATGGAAATAATTATTAAAAATTATCTGGTCTTTGTTAAGACCTGTAAACGAAGTTGCAATGGCTGCTATCACAGAAATGATACTGAAGCCGTAAATAATTGAAGCATTCTTTTTGAACGTAATTTCAATAACCATAGTAAGCAAAGCCGCGCATGTAATAATAAGAAACGGAATAATTTCAGCAAAGTCTTTTAAAGGAATCATTGAGTTGTTTCAGATTTATTCGAGTTTATAAATGGTAGTTTCTTGTAAAAAATCTTTATTACTAATAGACAAATTAAAGCACCGATTGTATCGGCAGTCCAGTCAAGAATATCGCATGACCTTCCCGGAACAAAGTACTGGTGCAGTTCATCCGTCACTCCGTACAATGAAGTGAATATCAAAGCAAAAACTAACGGATATTCATGTAATTTAGTAAATTTTGTTTGATTATTTAAGGAATAAAAAAATAATAAACATAATCCGAAATATATTATAAAATGAACGTACTTATCTATTAAAGTTATATCTATTTTCGGGAAATCGTCCCCGTGTAATGAGGACT from Bacteroidota bacterium carries:
- a CDS encoding NADH-quinone oxidoreductase subunit N, translated to MIPLKDFAEIIPFLIITCAALLTMVIEITFKKNASIIYGFSIISVIAAIATSFTGLNKDQIIFNNYFHLTNVTIAFTVTILIGMLITIISAKSYLEKEDIDFGEFYSLLLFAIMGMFMMIWGNDILVIFIGLELMSICFYILAGFLRKRIKSNESALKYFLLGAFMTGFLLYGIALMYGVTGTTNLTILYSNPENFKSSIFVIGFGLYLIGFMFKMGIFPFHMWIPDVYDGAPTVVSGMMSTAGKIAAVATILPFILNVHLTEFQQVFSVLAVVTMLFGNVIALAQTNIKRLLAYSSISSAGYIMVGIASMNELATKGIAYYLVAYTFMQLGAFLVVALIEKKTADSKDYANLNLDSYKGLAKRNPWLATFMTLFLFSLAGIPPFAGFWGKYYLFYASIKAGLIWLSVIGIVLSLISIYYYLRVIVYMWFSEADTAQEKESVSVMSMTGLSLAILGTLIFGLFPNLFFNLFKFL
- a CDS encoding VanZ family protein — translated: MNRKIFHYLLLGYIIAIFIESSLHGDDFPKIDITLIDKYVHFIIYFGLCLLFFYSLNNQTKFTKLHEYPLVFALIFTSLYGVTDELHQYFVPGRSCDILDWTADTIGALICLLVIKIFYKKLPFINSNKSETTQ